ATGGTGTCATGGTGCAATGAGTGGTGATGGTGCACCGAGTCTGCACCGCTGGGTACCGGGATGGCGCTGGGTCCCGGCGGGGGCGCGAGGCCGTGCAGGGACTGTAAACCGGTGTTTGAGCCGAGAAGCAGAGCCGGGCTCGGAGACGTGTGATCCGGTGTCCCCGAGGGTGTTTTATCGTCGTCCGAGCTCCCCAATAGAGATTTATTTCCATTCATTGAAGAAGTCAATGGGTTGTGGCCATTGTTGTTCTCGTTGTTTTCCCTgcgaacaacaacaaaaatcacataTTAATGAGGTGGAAGCAGCTCAAAGATGAAATCTTGCAACATTTTTTAGTACATCGGAAAAAAATATGGATttatgatttcaaaataaaactagcTGCAGTCGTCATCACTCAGAATATAAACTAAAAGAGATAAGCACGAGTGATGCGTGCGTATTTTTAAAGttgtcaacaacaaaacacacacacacacacacacacacacacacacacacagaagaaaaatagTGTTGTCCATGCTGGAATAAATACAGggtacatttatttacaatagctatcataatcataattaatATGTATAAATGATACCGGCTTAGTCTAACGATTTATTAAGGCATCAATCATGCATTCATGCGCACGCGTGCAGGATACAATCAATAAGTAATTGACATAATTAGAGACTGAGTTCGCTGCAGCAGTGCAGAGTTTAAATGGCTGCAGTGGTAAACACTGACTGGAGACAATAAATCAGTGTGACTATTGAGCTCGCATTCTGTGCTGATGTCAACCTAATTTAACCAGCGTGACCTGTGGGTAACAGAGTCTATCAAAGTGGGCCAGTGGGTGCCACGTCTGAATAAATGACAGGTCTAATTATTGCTAAACATGTGCTTGTTGCGCATGGAATAGTTCATATGTTGTGCGGCGTTGTGAGTAAGCCTTTTCTCAGTGGGAAGACATGATTTACGTTTAGCTTTCAGCCCGAATTAGTGGCCAGAGGGTGAAAGAAGACACCAACCCAGCGAACACCTGACTAAAACACGTCTCCCTGACCTCTCTGCACGTCTGCATGTGTAATTTCCAAACTTTGAAAAGTACAAACTCCTCTTAATGAAATGTCAACCGGGCTGACGTGAAGGCTTCACAGCTCGCCACATCAATTACACactcaaaacaactttttaaacgTGTTCcgagatgttgtttttttatttatacactccaggagcttttaaaatgtgggctagatgttttttttttctctgatctAATGTGAAAGTCAAATTTTATGTTATAATAAGtgtgattaaaacataaaagtagGCTAAATGCAACTTTTATAACCTTGTAATTTACCTGACAACAAgcctttcattttctgtctttcaactctttttttttttttttacgcacgGCCTTCACAGttataacaaacacacagaaaacagtgcGTGAGTTCACTAAACTTAAAAGTATAAAGTGCCTATTTCTAATAGAATTTCCCATCGATACACACGTAGAAAGAACTGGAGCActttgatgaaaaataaaatatattaatatttggtCACTGCAATAAATTGCCAGATGTAGGTCACCAAGTCATGCTGCTTAGACTCGGCGAAGTTTGCgcctgtttttaaatgttttctggctATTTTTGCTGGatgacacatttattaaaaaaaaaaaataaatactacaAGATTCAGAGATGTGTTTAAACTGTCGCCTACCTTTCTTTTGCCTCCGCTGCTCGGTCTCGTTGCCGTCGGTTTTTGAACCAGTTGCTGACCTGCGTGGTGGTGAGTCCCGTGGCCTCGGCCAGCTCTCTTTTCTCCCGCGGGGATGGATAAGGATTGTGGGTGTACCACTCTCGGAGAACGCTCCTGCTCTTCTCCTTGAAGCAGTAGCTTGTCTCTTCTCCGTCCCAGATGGAGCGGGGCAGGGGGAACTTTCTCCGGACGCGGTACTTCCCTACTGCGCCGAGCGGGCGGCCTCTCAGCTTCTCCGCCTCGATGTAGTGCGCTTTcagccacagctgctgcagcttcggGTGGTTGTGCGGAGAAAACTGGTGACTCTCTAGGATCTTGTAGAGCTCTCGGAAGTTCCCCCGGTGAAAGGCAACCACGGCTTTCGCTTTTAGGACGCTCTCGTTTTTGTGGAGGTGTTCGCACGCCGGGAGGGACCAGAGGAAGCGCCCCAGACGCTCGATGTTCCCCCCTTGTTGGAGGACTTCGCAGACACACGCCACTTGTTCCTGCGTAAAACCAAACGTCGGAAGCATGGACATGGCGACAACGTAAATCAATACAGATTATATTGTGCCTTACTTCCACGTCTCTCCACTCAGTCTCACATTAAATCAAAACGCATTAAGTCCATGAGCGACAAAAGGTCCCCAAAAGGAgcaacttaaaacttaaaacagcCAAAGGTGAGGTAATATCCAACTGCGTATTGTGGAATAAACTCAAGTCCATTCAGCCATGCAAAACCCCAGGCGACAAATCCTCATAAAGttggtgagaaagagagaaagttgcTACTCCTTCCACCGTCCTCCACCACCTTTTCTATGCCGTTTCAACATAACCTACTCCCGGAGACCGGGCTCGCTGGCTCgttttaataatattattcTAAGCTGGCAAGACAAGCGATTATATGaactctgattggtcggttATCTGACCCGGGGATGGTGAGGATAAGACAATAGCCTTAGTCAAATTATTTGCCATGGTTACGCTGTCACTCAAAGTAACCTGATATGCTTTGAGGTGGCTCCCTGGCAAAGTCAACCCGATTGTTCCCTTCACGACGAGCCCGCCTACCAACAGAAATATTGCTCAGATTTTTCctctaaaacacttttttttttcctttcccctcACTTTGACAGACACCTCGGCCAGCCAAAGAGCGTGAAGCTGGAGGAGTGTTGGAGAAGGAGAGCGGCGCTGGTCCCGCAGCTGGGGGAAGGATGGCGCCAGAGCGCACGTAGCCTGCTGAAGTATGTCTTCATGCCTCAAGCGACGCTCACAAATCAATCAGGATTTCCACAACGCCCGGAACTTTTAAAGTTAAGACACTTCATCATTTCACACGCGTGGAATGACTGTCAACTAATTGACGCGTAATGTAGcgtttaatgaaaaaaaatccgCAACTGCTTATTGCGGCTGTCATGAGGTGAAATATcagaaatatgaacacaaataaaTCGATTTGTGTTTCCTCACCTCTAATCGATTTATATACATTTGATCCACGTTCTCTCGACGTTGTGAAAGTGTTAACAGTCAAAATAGGAATTTAAGTAGTGGATTTACAGTTGATTGGAAATAGCTACCAGCCTCATCTAACGCCAGCTACATTAATGGAAACAGACAGTCACTAAATGGAGCCATGAAGGCGCGACTTTATGAGAGTTATGTTACAtatgataaaacaaaataaaaagaaataagacTTCAATAAAGTACAGGAAgtttaaatcaaaaaaatatttgataacTCTGCACATATAAATATTGTGCCATAATATTCCCAAAGGAGCGTAAAGTGCGTAATTCAAATTTATTCTAATCCAATCTGgtataaatgtgacatttatgaTCCCTTCAGGAATATATTTCCATATCAAGCAGATGCTCTGGGATTTGTCATAATATTGCCGTAACGCACGTGTCTGAGAAAGATGATGAATGTAACGGTATCTAAATGAGGGCTGAGGCAGTGACTGCAGGAGCGCACAAGAGTGACAAACAACATTGAGGTGTGCAGCGGTGTGTTCActtgtgtgtgttcgtgtgtgtgtgtgtgtgtgtgcgctggaGAGTTTCTTGGACggtgagcagaggaggagagtcTGTCGGGGCGAAGAGCGGAGCAGCAAAGCACCCGGCATcaggcagcagacacacagagagaggggtgagacaAAACTTTCCGTTTGTATTCAAGTCATCTTGGCTGACACGGTTTAGTGCAACAGCGGAAGAACATGGAAGTCAGAGATCATCAAAATCACAGGCAGGATTAGAAGATAAGTTGCGAAGAAGTGCCCTGAGTAATCATTTCAATATGATAATTCAAATTATAACATCATGTggggaagagaaagggaggacagaggagacagggagaggatGGTTTAAAGATTCACTGAGGAGAAATTAGGAGTTCTGCTTTTAGAAGTAAGTGGCAGCATGATgagcacaaaataataataataataaaaaaaaaatgtgttgatgtCAGGTATATGTGGTGACGTGTGTCACGCGGACGGCCACCGTGTGCTATTGACTGCTGAAGCAAAAGATTGACCAGTCGGTTTGATTGCTATCGCCTCACCATGGGACCTCTTCATTAGAGATACGATTGTCAGTTACACCCACACACGGTATCACATCACacgacgctgctgctgctgctgcctcgaaaccacacacacacacacacacacacacacacacacacacacacacacacacacacacacacacacacacttctgtctcTTGTGGTAGACCACATCAGAAAATTAactttataaaatgtattattattattattattgtttttattatattcagtATTAAATTTGGTACAGCTGTGTGCGTCTttccaaatatatataaaaaaattaattatgaGCAGCACATTTAAAGTCCCAGTCTTTAAATCTCAGGGGTATAAAATCAGATCACATGTTTTCCTCTGCTTCAGAtcaatttattcatttttgttttttcgctTCATGGGCCTACTGCGATGAGCTGTTACATCAGAGTCGTGGCTGTTTAAAAGCAATTATTAGCCGAGTGTAATTATGAAGTTAGTTTATCACCAGAGAAGTCCTGTAAGAGGAGCCTGATCCCTGTTTCCGTGTTGTGTTCTCCCTGTGTTTAATAAATTGACTTGGGTTTCGCCTGAAGCGCAGTTCAGAGAGTATTACGGCATTAAGCTGACTGATGGTAATCGTCAGGGGAACCGGGGCTTGCCTGAAATGgatagtgagaaaaacaaggaaGAGATTTCAGCCTTATATACATGCACAGCTCACACGAGAAAATCCCAGAACTCGACTGAGAACGAGTTTTATTCccacattaaaaagaaaagaggagatcataataataattagaataataatgtctatttaaaataattacagcGTCATGAATCACGATATAAAACAGTCAATATGACGTTACATCACTTGATGAatgtgcttcacacacacacacacacacacacacacacacacacacacacacacacacacaatttatcagtttaaatatatatttttttgtttcttatttaaaGCCATTCAGGTCTATGAAATGCTGAAAATAATCCAGACTGCCACTGAGAAACAAATCCATATAAGTGTGGctatattttattgatttcatttcatttttttttccacttttaagCTGATGCGGTCAGCATCAGTGGTTTACACGAAAGGCCTGTGAGCCTAGTTCATCCCTCACCGACTCATGTCCTCAGTCATTTGGATTATTTTGGGTGGATGATGGGCGCAGATGTAACCAAAATAGTGTCCCAGAGGAGCTCCAGATGAGGGTCATAAATTAGATAGGGGGTGTCTCATTAGATGTTATTCTGATGAGATGATACACGGCATGAGCATGGATGTTTGGATAACAGGTAGTTATCCAAATATTGGCTCATGACAactgttcagtttttatttataatcGCTGTCAACTAAATCAGCGCAGTGAAGAAATGTTGTTAAATTGGATTCTTTAACATGAAGACGTTTGAGATCAGACACCTGCTCATTCAGTCTTTGTTGCCACTGTAAGATCATCATATAGAAGTACTAATTAATCTGGAATTATTATAATAAGTGCAATTAAaatgagcacaaacacaaagcatctTCTTTGTACGCGGTGCCGCTGGGTGTGCGCACCGGCAGTGACAGGGCAAATCGGGGTCCTATTTGGCCCTTGACAGTGTTTGTAAACCACTTGTTTCCACGGATCAGTTTGATCAGAGGGCTCTGGCTCTGAAATGGTAATTATTACGGCCGCTGATGAATGGAGATCGCGTTTCCCCTAATAGCCAACCCCCCTATTTTCACAACCTCCCACCGCTCACCTCGGCCGCTCTTCTCCACGACCTGCACTAATTGAGCTGATTATTGCaagatgtgtgttttggtgtgtgttgcAAAAGCCTATGTgtttttggggtgggggggcataTAAGAGGGGGACGTGGCTTTTATTCTGTAAGACACTCACTGACCTGAGACAAGCGCAACAAGGGGTTGATGAGTAACATTCTTTCGGACAGACATCCAAATGTtgagcagggagagagaaattaTTAAAGCCAGAACCTCTGTGTCTATACCGGTTAAAGGGATATGAATGGAGGCCTATCCAATAATTGGTTGTTTACATCTATCTTGTTACCCCAGAGGCCAGAGCTATCCTATGGAGCAAGGAGGAGATTTCAACAAACCGCACGGGCAGGCAGCAGGGAGGGGCGGGGATAGGAGAGGCGGGGAATAgagggtgggtgtgtgtggccAGAAGGCTCTGACCGGTCGCCAGGTCCATCAGATTGGACGGTTTACATTTCAAGCCCACTCTAAAATATATAGGCGTGCGCAAAAATGCAGCAATTTCACAGGCTGTTAAAAGGTGAGTCAAGCATCACCTTCAGCTGATGATGGTCACAGTGTAAAACAGCAACACGAACGAAtaaaacaggagagaaaatataataattcatcTTATTTCTTCAGCTTATTGAGCAGCCTAACATACAATACATTATGGATTGAGTACTGAATAAGGGCTTTACACTGTAGGATTATAGTGGCCTAAAGAACTCacaataattatattattgtgATATGTATAGGAAattagtgttagtgtgtgtttcatctcttaTTTTGGCAAATTAATTACACTCATCTGTAACACTGGCAGTGGTGAGATGCATTCACAATGTTGGAGTGTGACTgtgaaagaaatggaaatgatttaaaatgggctggattatttcatttttaaatatcaggATTATTATCAATATCTGTATATTGTGACACCCTTATACTAAATCATTCAAAACCTCTAATATGGGCTGTTGATTTGGCagaagaacaaataaaacaaaaatacagccTTTTCTGATTTTccattatgtatatattttttttaaatagcaagCAAAGCATCCAGTGTTGAATATCTTTACTCGTGTTCAGTGTGGAAAAACACTCTCACCGGCCAAATAATAAACCCTGAAACCAACGTAGTTAAAGTCTGATGTGACACTGTGATACATTAATACTTTGATTAAGTATTATTTACAAAACCTGTCATATCATCACTCCATTAAAAA
This genomic stretch from Larimichthys crocea isolate SSNF chromosome III, L_crocea_2.0, whole genome shotgun sequence harbors:
- the six2a gene encoding homeobox protein SIX2a → MSMLPTFGFTQEQVACVCEVLQQGGNIERLGRFLWSLPACEHLHKNESVLKAKAVVAFHRGNFRELYKILESHQFSPHNHPKLQQLWLKAHYIEAEKLRGRPLGAVGKYRVRRKFPLPRSIWDGEETSYCFKEKSRSVLREWYTHNPYPSPREKRELAEATGLTTTQVSNWFKNRRQRDRAAEAKERENNENNNGHNPLTSSMNGNKSLLGSSDDDKTPSGTPDHTSPSPALLLGSNTGLQSLHGLAPPPGPSAIPVPSGADSVHHHHSLHHDTILNPMSSNLVDLGS